CGATAATTTAATAAATTATTTTATGAAGAGAACCCGACTTCACGGCTTCTTTTATCTCTCTAGCTATCCTCCTACCCATGGACATAGGCTCATCGTAGTAATAGTAAGAGTAAGGTGAGCCATCGGTGTAGAGGTTCGTCCCAGCTACTATCCTAGCGGATACCTCGAATGTGATGAAGCCCCTGGAGGGATTATATATCATCTCCATGCAGAACGGACCTATCAAGCCGGGATAGAAGAGCCTCCTCGACGAGGAAATTATCTTAACAGCATCTCTCAGCAAATCAACTAGATATTTCTCCCTCACGATCACGGGTATGTTGCCGGTGACGGTATAGTCCATGAAATCCTCCATGAGATCGGGTAAGCCCCTATGTATCTCATCGATAACCTCAAGACGGCGATCTATCCCCAATAACTCAAGTCTCCCCCCCTCTAAATCTGCTATATTCTCCCCCTCGATCGGGCTGAAGAAGAAGTGCGGGTAGAACCTCACCCCGACTATGAATTCCTCTATCACGACATCCTCGAGACTCCCAACTAAACCCCTCTCCTTGAGCTCACTGAACTTTTCGTAGAATTCCTCAGGGCTTGAGGCTTTGAAATATCCCTTTCCACCCTTAGCTCCATGTAGCTTGACTATCACAGGCCTATCTATATCCTCAGGACTCCTATATATTCTCGGAGTCGGTACGCCCGCATCCTCCAGCCATTTCCTCTGCCTCCTCCTATCCCCCTCCCAGTAGAGCGTCAATCTATTGCCGAACATGGGCACTCTGAATCTCTCCAGTATGTTCTCACTCCCTACGTATTCTACGAAAGATCCGTGAGGTATCATTATGACGTTCTCAGAGATGAGCTCCTCCTGAGTCTCTTCGCTCAGCAGATCTCCGTAACTATCGACTTCAATGAATATATCTGGCGATGCCCTCGGGAAGCTCTCATAATAGGGCTTATTCTCCCTCAGAACTATACCGACGCTTCTGAGACCTTCTCTCCGCGCTCCATTGAATATCTGAAGGGAGGAGTGGGAGCATATAGTACCTATCTTCACGTCGGACTCATCGTACTTCGATAGGACACTGAGTATCCTCTCCCTAGGTATCATGTCACTACCTCCTCCAGCATACCTCTCTTCAACGCTTCCCTTATCTCAAGGGCGATCCTCCTACCCACGCTCATCTGAACCCCCCAGAGGTCCTCTGAGTAGGGGGTGAACTTTATCCCAGGGGATCCAGGGACCCTGACGCTCACATCGTAAACTACTATATCCTCATGAGGCGGGCCGGGGATTACCACGCTTTGGAGAGCGAAAGGACCTATCACTCCAGGTGGGCATAGCTCTCTCGCCGCTCTCACAAATCTCTCAGCTAGTTCGAAAGCTCCCTCCAAGAGCGACTCCCTTATCGTGCAAGCCACGTGCCCCACCTCTATATTCCTCACCTCAAGATACCTCAAAGCTTCGAGCTGCTGTGTAGCGGGCAGCCTCACTATACCATCTATATTAGTCTGCCTCCTCATATCGATCCCTAGGAGCTCTATCTCACCATCCAGAGGTGAGTAGAAGAAGTTGAAGTTGAAATAGGCCCCTATCAATAGCTCCTCTATGACAGCTTCATCTAAAGCTTCCTTTTTTATCAAACCCCTCTCTAAAAGCTCCCTGGACCTCTCTTCGAACTCTCTAGGAGAGGATACTATGAAGAAAGCTCTCTCATAGCCTCTAGCCGCTTCGGATACTTTGACTATAGCTGGCCCGTCTATCTCATCAGGGTCCTTGAATATCCTGGGGTGGGGTATACCGGCCCTCTCGAGCAATTCGTACTGATTGAGCTCGCCCCCTCTCTCCTCAACCCTGAGCAAGTACCTGTTCCCGAATATAGGTATGTAAAGCGAGTTCTCTATAGCTTCATAACCTACGTATACGCAAAGGCCTCTATGGGGCACTAAGATAGTGTTCCTCTCCCTTATCTCCTCCTGCACTTCCTCATTCACGATATCCCGGAACTTATCGAGGACGATCACCTCATCGATTATCCCGACTCTCCTACCGAACCTCTCCCTTGAGATGTAGTACCTCGAGTAAGTCCTCTCCCTTCCCCTCTGGCATATGACTAGCGTCCTGAAACCCTCGTCCTTCGCGCCTCTACTTACTTCTAGGGCGGAATGGGTCCCAAGGACACCTATTGTCAGCTCCCGCCCTGAGTAGCCCTCGAGGATCCTCGCTATCTCCACCCTGCTTACCATCGAGTGAGCTCATCTCACAACGATTAAAAAGGTACATGCGATCGAATTTTATTTGAGGGTATCAGGTAATAGTATGCTCATAGTCGAGATAGCTGTGGATCCGATAGGCACCAGTTCCCCTAGCGTCGGGGATTACATAAGGAGAGTGGTGGAGGTGATAAAGAGGAGGGGATTGAAGCACTGGGTAGGGCCCATGGGGACTTCAATCGAGATATCCAGCTTTAAGGAGCTCGGGGAACTCCTCCAAGATATACACGATGAGCTCAACAGACTGGGGGTCATGAGGATCGTGACCGCTGTGAGGATCGATGATAGGAGGGATAAGGGAATAGACATGGAGTATAAAGTGAGGAGGGCGAGCGGATAATAAAACTTCAGAAGATGACCCTCACCTCCTCCCCCTCTCCCCCTGATGTCTCCAGTATGAACTCCAGGGTGAGGAAGGCGGCTCTCCTGAGCAAGGAGGCATCTACACCAGGAACTCCAGCGGCCACTATGAGGACTTCCCTCGTTCCCTGAGTTATCATGGTCCTCACACTATCCCTGTGAGGGTAGAGGAAGATAGGGCCATCCTCATCAGCTAGGACAGGCTCCCCTCCGGACAGGACCTTCTCACCCCCTCCTATCGGCTTGAAGATCTCCCCAGGCCTGGCTAACCTCAGCTCCAGCTTCCCCCTCACTTTCCCCAGATCGTAGAGGCCTATTGGCACCAATGTGATCGCGCTAGCCGCATTTCCGGAGTCGACGATGCTATTTATAGATGGCAAACCTTCCTTAAGGATCCTCCTGACTAGGGCTTCGCTGCTGGGCCTCACCTTAGTTGGATCTATTCCTATCCTCCAGTAGAAGTCCCTGTATGCCCTGACTACAGGATCCTCCTTCAAGCTCTCCAGAGTGTACTTCCTCCTGACCTCCTCAACAGCCAGCTCTATAACCTTACTCCCGGATCCCCTCACCTCCACGCCTCTCGCTCTCGAGAAGGCTATCGAGATCCCGAGGGCTCTAGCGTCCTCTCCCAGCTCTATCATAATCCCTCAGTAAGATCACCTCCTATTTAAATCAGTACCAAGCGAGATTTACGGGATTAAATCTGAGTGAGAGATGCTTGAAGAGGGATCCAAATTCTCGGGGATTCGAGCATACATTAAAGTGGTCAATGCTTTAATTAAACTTAGGGCGGTCAGGACCTCCTATAGGAGGAGATATCATGTGCCCCATGGGCTTGGATCTAGAGTTAGCTGTAGCAGCTCTGAAGCTCGTTAGGGACATTATGAAAGTGAGGGAGGGGGAGGAGGTAGTCATAACTGCTGATACTGGCTGTGACTGGAGGGTCGCTGAAGCTACCGCTCAAGCAGCCGCCCAACTTAATGCGAAGCCCATAGTAGTGTGGTACATGTCCCCCCCAGGTGTGGGGAAGGCAGCAGATCCTCACATACCCCTAAAAGCCTTGAAAGCCCTTTTGAGCGAGTCGGATGTCTGGATTGAGTTCAATAAATCCTGGTTGCTCTATTCGACACCTTATGAGAGTGCGATGAGCGCCGGTAAGGTTCGTTATATCTGCTTAGTTGGGATGGATGCTGATATGGCCACTAGGACTATAGGGAGGGTGAAAGTCCCCCTCCTCTACGAGTTCCAGAGGAGGTTAGCTAGGATAACGGAGAGATCGAGGCATATGAGGATAAAAACACCGGCTGGAACTGATGTGGAATTTGAGAATGATAGGGAGAGGCCCGTGCTCGTGGAAGGGGAGGTAGAAGGGCCCGGGGAGTACATGCTCTTCGGTCAGGTTGATTGGGCCCCAGTAGAGGATAGCATAAATGGATCCATAGTATTCGATGGATCCGTATGGCCCCCATCTGAGCTAGGTCTCCTCAGGAGTCCCATAAAGCTGCACGTTAGGGATGGGACTATAGTCAAAGTTGAGGGAGGTAGCGAGGCCAAGGTCTTCGAAGCTTGGCTCAAGTCTTTCAAAGATCCGAATATGCTCAGGATAGCTCACCTATCCTACGGTTGCAATCCCGGAGCTAAGCTCACTGGGAACATATTGGAGGATGAGAGGGTTTGGGGTTCCTCAGCAGTTTCCAGAAAGTTAACTTTATATAACCTTATCTGGATATACCTACACGATAAAATTTATAAATTGAGAGATCTCGCATTCTGTGCCCGATATGTGGTGATACGTAGCACCGAATGGGCACATGCACAGGATGAGGGGAGCCCCGTTGCCCCTGAAAGCCATCAATGAGGATAGCAGCAGTGCTATCCGAGATGGAACGGGTAGTAAATGTTAACTACCCGACAACGGAGATTATGGCTGAAGCAAGCGATACTCGGAATGCATGATTGGAGCGATCGATAGACTTTTTTCATGTAGAAACTAGCGTTCCTCTCATTAAGTTCGGAGCCCATCGAAGGAAATGGGAACCGTTATACCGCTGCGTTGGCAGATCACCGGGTGAGAGGCTGAGTAGGAATTCGATCAAGTTTTTAGCAGCTCTTCTGCTCCTCATCATGGGTGCACTAGTGCTATATGAGAGGAAGCCCGGCTTCGTTGTGGCGAGTCCCCTCGATTCTTACACGGATTTCTCAATGGACCTCACCTCCAGGATAGGGCTAGGGGAGAGGAACACAGCTATTTCCCCATATAGCGTCTACATCGCCCTTCTCATGCTGACAGAAGGTGCTGGAGGCGATACTAAGGACGAGCTCATGAGAGCGATGAGGATCTCCTCCCTGGATGAAGCTAGAAATTGGTTCAACGCGAGCATCGAGAGGTTCACGGGTGTCGAGAGAGGGGCGAGGGCTGAGGTAGCTGACAGCGTATGGGTGAAGGAGGGATTCCCGGTCAGTGAGAAATATCTGGAGGTCGTCAGAAAATACTACTTAGCTGAAGTGCTCAGCTTCAGAGATCCAGCTGATGCCGTGCCCAGGATAAATGGATGGATCTTCAATAGAACTAACGGGCTGATAGATAAGGTAGTCGATGAACTGGATCCTAGAGCTGTGGTAGTGCTAGTGAATACGATCTACTTCAAGGCGAACTGGACGATTCCGTTCGAGAGAGTTGAGAAGGGGGATTTCCACTCCCCTGATGGCATTGAGACAGCTGACTATCTCAGGGGCCGAGTTAAGGCCAATTACTTAGATGCTGGGGATTACGTAGCTCTGGCCCTCAGTTATAGTGGTACTGATGTCAAGTTCGTCGTCCTCATGCCTAAGGGCGATCTGAAAGGATTCTTGGGTGGCATGGGGAGGGAGAAGCTGCTGGAGATATTCGAGAAGCTCTTCAACTCGTCTGAGAGTGATATAGACCTATCATTACCGAAGTTCGATATAGATAGCGGCCCCCTCGACCTCGAAAGCGTGCTGGTATCGATGGGCATGAAGAAGATATTCATCCCAGGGGAGGCTGATTTAAGCCCCATGGTGGAGGGGAGCGAGGAGCTGTGCGTCGATAAAGTGCTGCACAGGGCTAGGGTGAAGGTGGATCTCTACGGGACCGAGGCTGCTGCTGCGACAGCCGTAATAATAAGATTGACAGCAATGCCTTCCCAGGAGATCTCAGTGAAGATAGACAGGCCCTTCGCTTTCTTCCTAGTCGATCCAGAAAATAAGGCGATACTCTTCGCTGGGAGCTTCGTCCATCCTTAACCTTCAAGCTCTTCCCCCTTCACCTCCTCAACTTTCTCCTGAGGCTCCCCATCCTGACCCCTTCAGGATGTTAAACTGAATCATCTAATTCCAAATAAGAAATATTCTACTTATGCTCCAATCCCTGGTATGACTCTCTTACCCCAAGGCCTCATCAATCCCAGAATATTAGAGAGCTCCCGGGGCTTAATAGGTAACTTAGATGCCAGATCGCTGCTCCAATTCTCCTCTACTGAATAGGATCTGGATCCTTAAGCAAGCGTCGAGAGTAGCCGATTTATTTGAGGAAATGTTTCCGAACAGTAAGTTCAACAAAATTCCCTCTAGGAATTCATATAATCTATGGAGTAGCCTAAAAACTTTGAATTATATGGCCCCTATCAACCTGAGGAGTATTGGAATTACAGTCGCTCCCCATATCGTCAGAATGATCCCTATGACCCATTTAAAGTCGCTGTGCATCTCCTTCCTCAACTGATTAATTTCCTCCCTCAGCTGTGTTATCTTTTGGTCCACTTCTACCCTCAACTGGTTCATTTCCCCTCTCAACTGATTAATTTCCTCCCTCAATTGGTTAATCTCTCCCCTCAACTCCCTTATGTCTTCCTTTTTGGCCACGTCAGCTATAATCGAATTTATCATCAAAATTCTCACATCCGGTTCCGTCACGAGAAGCTCCGCGAGCCTCTTCCTCAGCCTCTTATCAGCTTCTATCTCATTTATCACCCTCTCCGCGAGCGGCTCCATTCGACATCACTCAGAATTGGAGAGAGAAATATATAAACTTCACTGGGGAAAAGTTTTCCTAGGCGCACGCTTTTCTCTCACTTCAGTGCAACTGTTGTTCGGCTATTCAAGTTACCTCTAATGAGCCCATTTCCCTAGGTCAAGCGTAGAGTCTTCGCTCAGGGGGAAATCTTACTTCGAAATCACGTGATGCTGAGGTGTGAAGCGATCCTCAGAGCTACTCATAGATGAGCTATATATTCTTTCAGGGAATTAGTAGCTTTCATAAAATCCCCCTCAAGCCGAAATTATCCTTCAAGTCCCTCATCTCCTTAATCGATTCGCCTAACCTGAGGCCCACTCGAACCTCGGCCATTGAGCTAGACCACACGAGCTATAAGATTAGCTCCACGCTCAAATATAAGCTCGGCGGCAGATTTTTATTCTCGAAAAATGATAATAATTGATGCCCAGCATCGAGGAGTGGGAGGAGCTTGAGGAGGAAGCCAGGGAGCTGAGGAGGAGGGAAGCTGATTGGGATTTCATAGAGTCGCAGCCCCCAAGGTTGAGGGCAGCCCTGAAGTTCTATGTGGAGACGGGGGACCTTTACGTAGCATCCAGGATAGCCGATATGAGCATAGAGGAGTTCAACGATCTCAGGAAGAGGGCGAGGATTCCGAATGTCTGCTGAGGCCTTCGCTATAGCCGATACTTGCTTTCTAATAGATTGGGCATCTTGGAGGCAGAGGGACCTCTTATTCAAGCTCTTCAAAACAGTTTTCGTCCCCGAATCTGTCATCAAGGAGATATCTATTCTCAAGGCCTCGGCCAGCCGCATATATCGTTGGCGCATATTATGCCTGAGATTACCGCAGCCTCCACTCCCCCTCCGGGGAAAGTCGATGCCCCCACCAAATAGAGGCCCCTTATCGGCGTCTTGAAGTAGGGCCTCTTAACGCCTATGGATTGATCGAAAGCATATATAGCGCCCTCAGGCATCGAGGTGTACCTCTCGAATGTCTTGGGAGTGGCTTCATCTTGCACAACTATCTTTTCCCTTATACCGGGGATTATCCTATCTGCTTCACTTATCAGAGTTTCGGCAATCTCCTTCTTCATCCTCAGGTACTCATCGGTCCCCCTCTCGGGGAAATCCCTGTAGTTAGCTGGAGCTATTATTGTGACGCTGGCCTTACCGGGTGGAGCTAAGCTCCTGTCAGCGTTAGAGTTTATGACGATATCGCAACTCCCGTCCAAGTTCTTTATCAGCGTCGGGTAGCTGGATAGATCCATATCGACGCCCAGGAAGACCATGAAGCAAGATGGGGACATCTTGAGTCCCCTTATGTAATCAACGAACTCCCTACTCAAGTGCTCCTCCCCGACCAACTCGAGGAAGGTGGTCTTGGCGTTCACGTTCGAAACTATTATCGGAGCTCTGATCAAATTACCGCCTGCAATCACTCCAATAGCTCTACCATCCCTCACCACTATCTTATCGACCCTCCTATTGACCAGTACTTGGCCCCCATGCTCCCTTATGAATTCAGCTAGGGCCTCAGCGAAAGTACCCGCCCCTCCCTTAGGGAAGAAGCCACCGTGGATGTAGTAGGAGACGCAGGCTGTTAAAGCGCTACTAGCTGGAGCTTTATCCGGGGATGTCCCAACGTAACCTATGAGGGCGCTTAAGAGTTCCTTCAGCCCCTCATCCCTGAAGTACTCATCGAGCTTCTCCTTGAAGCTCTTCCCCATCCAATCGTAGAAGTGGGGATGCTCCCTAGGGTAATCGAGGAGCTTCCTCTCCCCAAAGACTTTCACTATCAACTCAGCCGGTAGGGGGACCCCGTATACATCATCCCTGTAGCACTCCTCATAAGCCCTCTCAGCTTCATAGAAGAACCTCTCTATGTTCTCCCTCTCACTCGGGAACATCTCATATAGGGCAGCGATGAACTCCACCAGGCTATCAGCCCTTATGGCCTTCCCCCTGAATATGAACATCCTGGAGTTCTTCACGAATAAATCATCCTTTTTGAGACCTAATTCTCTGAGAAGATATGTTATAGGTCCTTTCTCCCATAGACCGCTCACATCCTCCACTCCTGAATTGAAAACGAAGCCCCTCCTCCTGAAGGAGGAGCAGTAGCCACCCACTTGATAGTGCTGCTCCAACACCAATACTCTGTAGCCCCTCTTGGAGAGGAGGGCCCCGCATGTGAGGCCTCCTATGCCCGAGCCGATTATTATCACATCGTAATCCCCGCCCCCAGTTCTCACTTCCCAATCGTACTTCTTGAACTCAGACACAGCTCTCATGGCTGGGAGCTTCACGGGGAGGATGGATGAGAGGAATATGCCTAAAGCTATCAGGGAGTTGGAGAGTATGAGGGTGAGGGGGAAGCTCAGGAGCAAGAATATCAGGGAGTTCAATGCGAAGATGAAGGCCCAGGAAGCCGTTATAATGTTATTTATCATTGTGAAGGATTCATCTTTCCAGTAAACCTCGGGATAATCCCTCATAGAGACTTGCAATGTGTAAGGCCTCCTGAGGGCTATGGATAATGCTGCCATTAGGAAGAGGGTCAAGTAGCCCAGGAAACCGCTCTCATCCACGAAGATGCTGAGGCCGAACGCGAAGGTGGCGAGGGAAGCTAGGGAGAAGTAGAGGAAGGAAACGAGATCCATTATGTTGAAACTACGCTTAAAGATCTGAGGTATCAGGAGGATCGAGGATATCGCTAGCGGAATTATGATCCCTAAGTAGCTCCCGATCCCGCAGAGTGTCCAGTAGAGGATCCATGGTATGAAGGAAATTAAGATGTAGAGAATGCCTCTCATAAGCCTCCCAGGGGCTCAGGATATATAAACTTCCCCTCGAAAATTCCTCGGATGACCCTTAAACTTTTCCATCAGCTGCTTATGTTCGGGAAGGCTCTGTGGAAAAGGTTAAATAGGAGCCTTGAGCTATTATATGGATTTTAGAGTATATGCCTCGATGAAAAGAGGATTGAAAGTAAGCCTCTCCACCTCTCTCATCAGATCTTCCTCATTTTCAGGCAACTTACCTCACTGCAGGTCATTGGAGGGACCTTATTTATCTTTTTTTGATACGCTCGAGCGGAGTTCGTTCGGATAAATGTATTAGCCCTATGTCTCAGAATTCATTATTGAGGATATAATTTTACCAGAAAATTGAGGTTTTGCGAGAACTCTCAGCAGCTCACTGCGGATTTCAAGTTCCCCCCTAAGGAGGAAACTTCTAATGTTTCCCCCTGTAGCACCATAGTACGGATCTGAGGAGGTACATGCTGACCTAAAAGGAGAGCATAAGGGATCTGAGAGTCGAGGACAGAGATATAGAAGTTAGGGAAAACAAAAACTTCATATCATCTATGATAGGGCCTAGAAGAGCCGGAAAGACTTACTTCCTCTACAACTTGATCCGGAGGAGGGGACTCGGAGATGGGGATTTCATCTTCCTGAATTTCGAGGAGCCGGTAGAGATAGAGGAACTGGATGAAGCTCCTTGAGAACGTCGTGTTCATCTAGCTACTGAAGAGAGGACTTTCTCAGAATGAAAACATATTTTACTTCAGCTTCGGGGGTTACGAAGTGGAATTCTTGGTCAAGGATGGAGGAATTAAGTTGCAAGTCACTCACGCCTCAGGGAGGGCTGAGATAGATGAATATTGAGGCCGGAAGTATATTTAACTCGGATGCTCAGTGGCTTGGGACTATGAGGATGGGCTCCTTCAGGGGAACAAGAGGATAAAGATCCTGCCACTTTGGAAGTGGATCGCAGAATTTGAAAATTAGCTGTTTGAAGCCTCTCCCGAGATTGAGAAGCGATCCCTCAGGGAGAACTCCCTCCTGAATTTCCCATGGGACTCCTCTATCGCATCCAAATGCTTAAGGCTGAGCTCTCTCAGCTTCCTGAAGGACCTCCTAATAGCGAGCTCCCTCAAGGATTCCTCTCTCACTAAACCACCTCGCGATTTAATCATGATCGGCTTATAATTTTAGCTGCATCTTCTCGAGGCCGTGCGTCGCTACTTCAGTTGGATTCCTCGGCATCCGATCCCTAACAGGTTAGCTATTGAACTTAACAGCTCCAATAAAAAATTCAGTCTAGAGTGCTCCTATTGAACACCCTAGCCGATAGGAGCGTGAATATCGATGTGAGCAGCAGGAGAGCTGAGAGGCTCAGATATATGGGGAGCGAGGAGATCCCCGTCATGAAATATCTGGTTAAATCGACTGAGTAAGTCAGCGGGTTTACGTAGAATATGGGCTTCACCACATCAGGTAAGTTGTTTATCGGGTAGAATGCACCGCTCAGGAATATCAGCGGGAATATCAGGACATTCACTATGAGCTGGAATCCCTCAGGGCTCCTCATCTTCGAGGCTATAGCTATTCCCAAGCTGTTGAACATCAGCGAAGTTATGAAGCATATCGCGATAGCGAATGGGAGGCCCTCTATCCTGAGGGATGGTACTATGACGTACATCAAAGCTATTATCAGTAGAGACTGAAGGGCGGATGTTATAGAATCCCCCAAGGCCCTCCCGATTATAGCGTAAGTCCTGGAAGCTGGTGCAACTAGCACTTCCTTGAGGAAACCGAACTCCTTGTCAAATATCACCGAGATGCCCCCTATGAAGCTGGAGGAGAAAGCAGTCATTACAGCTATCCCAGGAGCTAAGAAGGCGAGGTAATCCACCCCTATCGCCGCGGACATCCCCCTCATGGAGGCGCTGAATCCCATCCCTAGGAAGAGGAAGAACATGAGGGGATTTATTATGGTCCCTAAGACCCTGGATCTAGCCCTGAAATATCTCTTCAACTGTCTGTACAGCATAGCGTAGACTATATTCCTCTCATTCATCTTAATCACCTCACCCTGTGCCTCATCCTCACGCTCTCCCTCCAATCCGCTTCCTCATCCCTTATCTCCCTCCCGGTGTAATGGAGGAAGACATCGCTCAGAGAAGGCTGGGTATACTTTATCTCCTCTATCCTTATCCCCATCCTATTAGCTACTTCGAAGACGCCGGGTATGACCCTAGATGCATTATTGACGCTAAGAGCGAGCACCCCATCTAGCTCCCTGTACCTCAAAACCATACCATCTTCCTGAAGCTCCTCGACGAGCCTCATCAAGCTGCTCTTGTCTCCAGTCCTCACGTAAATGACATCTCCTCCTATCCCCTGCTTCAGCTCATCGGGGCTCCCTATAGCCACTATCCTTCCGTGATCTATTATAGCTACTCTATCGCAGAGCCTCTCGGCTTCCTCTATGTAGTGAGTCGTCAGGAAAACGGTGACCCCGGCTTCATTCCTCAGCCTCTCCACGTACTCCCATATCTTCGCTCTAGTCTGCGGATCCAATCCTATCGTCGGCTCATCCAAGAAGAGTATTTCGGGCTCGTGCATCAAGCCCCTGGCTATCTCAAGCCTCCTTATCATACCCCCGCTGTAGTTCTTCACCTCTACGTCCTTGAACTTCGTCAGCTCAGCGAACTCCAGGCTCTCCTCTATCCTCCTCCTCAGCTCCTCCCCCCTCAGCCCGTATATCAGGCCGTGTATGTAGAGGTTCTCCCAACCCGTGAGGTTCCTGTCGACAGATGGATCTTGGAAAACTATCCCTATCCTCTCCCTGACCTTCACCGGCTCTTCGACAACATTATAGCCAGCCACGTAAGCTTCTCCGCTAGTAGGCCTCATCAAAGTCACCAGTATGTTTATAGTGGTCGTCTTCCCAGCTCCATTCGGTCCGAGAAATCCGAAGATTTCCCCTTTCCTAACATCGAAGCTTATCCCATCCACAGCCCTCAGGTCACCGAACTTCTTAACCAGATCCCTAACTGAGATAGCTTTCATCTCACATCACCCAATATCCTGCTCAGATCCTGGATCAGCCTCCAGAAGGCCCTCCTCACCTCATCCCTCTGCTCCTCCGTCATCCTCCCGTACTTGGAGGCCAGCTCCTCAAGGAGGGGGAAAATATCGTGGGGCACCATCTTTTTCAATATCTTAATTCTATCGGCCCTTTCCATGAAACATCTTATCCTATCCTCATTTTCCTTTAAATATTTTACCCCATCCTCCGTTATGCTGTAGACGGTCCTCCTCCCCTCCCTGCCGGATCTCACTAAACCCTCGCTCTCCAGGGAACGGAGGGTAGGATAAACTACCCCTGGGCTGGGCGGATGACCTAGCGTATCCCCTATCCTCCTCATGATCTCATACCCGTGGAGGGGCTCCTCCCTTATCGCGTCCAGCACTAGGAGCCTGAAGAGGCCCTTCACCGGAGGCCCGTGGAACATATATCTATCGATACATCTAGAGATATATTTTATATAAAAACTTTTTGC
The sequence above is drawn from the Candidatus Korarchaeum cryptofilum OPF8 genome and encodes:
- a CDS encoding formate--phosphoribosylaminoimidazolecarboxamide ligase — encoded protein: MIPRERILSVLSKYDESDVKIGTICSHSSLQIFNGARREGLRSVGIVLRENKPYYESFPRASPDIFIEVDSYGDLLSEETQEELISENVIMIPHGSFVEYVGSENILERFRVPMFGNRLTLYWEGDRRRQRKWLEDAGVPTPRIYRSPEDIDRPVIVKLHGAKGGKGYFKASSPEEFYEKFSELKERGLVGSLEDVVIEEFIVGVRFYPHFFFSPIEGENIADLEGGRLELLGIDRRLEVIDEIHRGLPDLMEDFMDYTVTGNIPVIVREKYLVDLLRDAVKIISSSRRLFYPGLIGPFCMEMIYNPSRGFITFEVSARIVAGTNLYTDGSPYSYYYYDEPMSMGRRIAREIKEAVKSGSLHKIIY
- a CDS encoding formate--phosphoribosylaminoimidazolecarboxamide ligase family protein, with the protein product MVSRVEIARILEGYSGRELTIGVLGTHSALEVSRGAKDEGFRTLVICQRGRERTYSRYYISRERFGRRVGIIDEVIVLDKFRDIVNEEVQEEIRERNTILVPHRGLCVYVGYEAIENSLYIPIFGNRYLLRVEERGGELNQYELLERAGIPHPRIFKDPDEIDGPAIVKVSEAARGYERAFFIVSSPREFEERSRELLERGLIKKEALDEAVIEELLIGAYFNFNFFYSPLDGEIELLGIDMRRQTNIDGIVRLPATQQLEALRYLEVRNIEVGHVACTIRESLLEGAFELAERFVRAARELCPPGVIGPFALQSVVIPGPPHEDIVVYDVSVRVPGSPGIKFTPYSEDLWGVQMSVGRRIALEIREALKRGMLEEVVT
- a CDS encoding MTH1187 family thiamine-binding protein, whose translation is MLIVEIAVDPIGTSSPSVGDYIRRVVEVIKRRGLKHWVGPMGTSIEISSFKELGELLQDIHDELNRLGVMRIVTAVRIDDRRDKGIDMEYKVRRASG
- a CDS encoding B3/B4 domain-containing protein — protein: MIELGEDARALGISIAFSRARGVEVRGSGSKVIELAVEEVRRKYTLESLKEDPVVRAYRDFYWRIGIDPTKVRPSSEALVRRILKEGLPSINSIVDSGNAASAITLVPIGLYDLGKVRGKLELRLARPGEIFKPIGGGEKVLSGGEPVLADEDGPIFLYPHRDSVRTMITQGTREVLIVAAGVPGVDASLLRRAAFLTLEFILETSGGEGEEVRVIF
- a CDS encoding leucyl aminopeptidase → MCPMGLDLELAVAALKLVRDIMKVREGEEVVITADTGCDWRVAEATAQAAAQLNAKPIVVWYMSPPGVGKAADPHIPLKALKALLSESDVWIEFNKSWLLYSTPYESAMSAGKVRYICLVGMDADMATRTIGRVKVPLLYEFQRRLARITERSRHMRIKTPAGTDVEFENDRERPVLVEGEVEGPGEYMLFGQVDWAPVEDSINGSIVFDGSVWPPSELGLLRSPIKLHVRDGTIVKVEGGSEAKVFEAWLKSFKDPNMLRIAHLSYGCNPGAKLTGNILEDERVWGSSAVSRKLTLYNLIWIYLHDKIYKLRDLAFCARYVVIRSTEWAHAQDEGSPVAPESHQ
- a CDS encoding serpin family protein — encoded protein: MGALVLYERKPGFVVASPLDSYTDFSMDLTSRIGLGERNTAISPYSVYIALLMLTEGAGGDTKDELMRAMRISSLDEARNWFNASIERFTGVERGARAEVADSVWVKEGFPVSEKYLEVVRKYYLAEVLSFRDPADAVPRINGWIFNRTNGLIDKVVDELDPRAVVVLVNTIYFKANWTIPFERVEKGDFHSPDGIETADYLRGRVKANYLDAGDYVALALSYSGTDVKFVVLMPKGDLKGFLGGMGREKLLEIFEKLFNSSESDIDLSLPKFDIDSGPLDLESVLVSMGMKKIFIPGEADLSPMVEGSEELCVDKVLHRARVKVDLYGTEAAAATAVIIRLTAMPSQEISVKIDRPFAFFLVDPENKAILFAGSFVHP
- a CDS encoding phytoene desaturase family protein; the encoded protein is MRGILYILISFIPWILYWTLCGIGSYLGIIIPLAISSILLIPQIFKRSFNIMDLVSFLYFSLASLATFAFGLSIFVDESGFLGYLTLFLMAALSIALRRPYTLQVSMRDYPEVYWKDESFTMINNIITASWAFIFALNSLIFLLLSFPLTLILSNSLIALGIFLSSILPVKLPAMRAVSEFKKYDWEVRTGGGDYDVIIIGSGIGGLTCGALLSKRGYRVLVLEQHYQVGGYCSSFRRRGFVFNSGVEDVSGLWEKGPITYLLRELGLKKDDLFVKNSRMFIFRGKAIRADSLVEFIAALYEMFPSERENIERFFYEAERAYEECYRDDVYGVPLPAELIVKVFGERKLLDYPREHPHFYDWMGKSFKEKLDEYFRDEGLKELLSALIGYVGTSPDKAPASSALTACVSYYIHGGFFPKGGAGTFAEALAEFIREHGGQVLVNRRVDKIVVRDGRAIGVIAGGNLIRAPIIVSNVNAKTTFLELVGEEHLSREFVDYIRGLKMSPSCFMVFLGVDMDLSSYPTLIKNLDGSCDIVINSNADRSLAPPGKASVTIIAPANYRDFPERGTDEYLRMKKEIAETLISEADRIIPGIREKIVVQDEATPKTFERYTSMPEGAIYAFDQSIGVKRPYFKTPIRGLYLVGASTFPGGGVEAAVISGIICANDICGWPRP